AGTTAAGAATGCTTTGAAGTTTATGATAAAAACTGATTTCAGTAGTTATGCAGAAGGTCGGTATGAAGTAGATGAAAATATGTTTTTTATAGTAAATCAATATCAAACAAAAGAAACCGGACTACTTGAAGTGCATAGAAAATATATTGATATACAATTTATGATTTCAGGAAGTGAAAAGATTGGTTTTGAAAAACTTAGAGATCAGGAAATTTCTCAAGTCTATAATACTGAAAGAGATATTGCATTTTTTTATGGCAATT
This genomic stretch from Candidatus Delongbacteria bacterium harbors:
- a CDS encoding YhcH/YjgK/YiaL family protein, whose protein sequence is MESGRLEELLTNAKNQVKNALKFMIKTDFSSYAEGRYEVDENMFFIVNQYQTKETGLLEVHRKYIDIQFMISGSEKIGFEKLRDQEISQVYNTERDIAFFYGNFETLVLTPGFAAIFYPDDLHAPGLINENKESIKKIVMKVKV